The genomic stretch TTAAATTATGAAAAGTTAGTAAATCAGCAAATAATTTCTTGTGCATTTTTTTAGTATTTTTTAATTTTTGAACAAGTCAGGTTAGTAACAAGATTATCTATAGAAAAGTAAGATTAATTGGAATATGGAGGTTATTATAGTAATATATAATTACTTATCATACAAGCAAGAATGACCTACGTTTGTAGAAAAACTAGGTTCTTAATAACTGAACTAATACCGGTAATTTACATGATGAGATTTTTAAAATTGGAGGATTAGTATGAATAGATATATGAATGATATCATCGATGTATTAAAAGTCGATTTTGATATAAATATCTCTATTTTTGATGAGTCTTTTTTAACGAGAATTATTAATATGAGAATATCTGATACAAAATCAAAAAATATTAAAGAATACAAAAAGCTGATTAAAGAAAACATTCAAGAAGCTATAGTATTAAAGAGACTGCTAAACATTACATACACAAGATTTTTTAGAGATTCTTTGATATTTGCTCAGTTACAGAAGATAGTTTTACCAAGTATTATAACAAGTATTAATCAACAAAGAGAATTAAGAATTTGGTCAGCTGGATCTTCAGGTGGTCAAGAGGCATATTCTTTAGCTATTTTAATTTCCGAATTTGAAGAGGAATTAGGAATCAAGATTCCATATCGAATAATTGCTACTGATATATCAGAAACTAAGCTTAAAAAAGGCAGGAGTGGTATTTTTAGAAAAAATGAAGTTATTGATCTAAAATTGAAATATATAGAAAAGTATTTCACCAGCAGGGGGAGTGAATATATTATAAGTGAAAAATTAAAGAAGAATATCAGTTTTTCATATTTTGATTTAACTGATGATAAAAATATAAAACCACCTGAAAGTATTTATGGTGACTTTGATTTGGTATTGTGCAGCAATTTATTATTTTACTATAATCCGGAAGTTCAGAAAAAAATAATAGTAAAATCAGAGTTGTCGTTAGGACCAAATGGCTATTTTATAACTAGTGAAGCTGAAAAAGTATTAGTAAAAGATTTTACAAAATTAAAACAAATAAATCCAACCTCTTCAATTTTTAAATTGAACAACCAAGGAGCAATACTATGAGAATAAGAGATTTTAAAATTGGAACAACGCTATTATTTAGTTTTTCAATAATACTAACCCTTGTTGCTATTATTGGACTAGTTGCATATTCCCAAACAAACACATTACAAGGTCAAGTAGAAACTTTATATGAGCATCCTTTACAAGTTAGACGTGCAATTGATAATTTGAAATTAAATATTGCTGAACAAAGGATAAATACTAAAGATTTAATCCTTGAGGATAACGTAGAAAAACATCAAGAAATTATAGCTAGAGCGGCAGTTCTGGATGCTGATATTGAAGCTAAATTTAATACGATTGAAGAATTGTATCTAGGTCCTTCTTCGGATATATCAGACGCTTATGATGCTTTTGTTGTTTGGAGAGTTTTAAGAGAAGGAAATTTTGATAATATTTTAAATGGAAATACTGAAGAAGTAATTGTAAGCATCTCACCTGGTGGGACTGAAGCAATAAAAAGAGATGATCTGCTGGCAAAAACTGAACTTATAGATGTTTTTGCTCAAAAAAAAGCTGATGAATTATATACATCATCTATCAGATTACATGAAAATATGGTATTACAATTAATAATTATAGTTTCTGCAATATTTGCCCTTACTTTGATTATAGGCTACTGGTTATATAACTCTATCAGGAAACCAATTTTTATTATGATTGATGCCGTTTTAAAATTTCAATCCGGGAGTATGAGTTCAAGAATTACTTATAAATCTAAAAATGAATTTGGGACACTGGCATATAGTATAAATACAATGTCAGATATTATTCAAAGAAACGCAGTCTTAAATCAACAAACAATTCAAATGTCAGGTAAAATGATGATTGAAAATGACGCTCATGAATTCTTTAAGGTAACATTGAATAGTCTGGCTGACTTTTCAGGTGCTCAAATAGCTGCTGTTTATCTTTTGAGTGAAGATAATAAAACATTCAGACATTTTGAATCTATGGGGTTAGCTGTAAAGGCTAAAGAAGAGTTTTTGATAAATGAACTTGAAGGTGAGTTTGGATCTGTATTATTAAATAAGGAAATACAACATATCAGAGAAATACCTGATGATACAAGATTTGTATTTAATACAGTCAGCGGGGAGTTTTTACCAAAAGAGATTATTACATTTCCTATTCAATCAAATAATCAAATAATCGCTATCATTTCTTTAGCATCAATAAATACTTTTGGTGATAATGCGGTAAATCTAATTGAGAATATAGCCGATGGATTAACTGCCCGTATTGAATCGATAATATCTGAAAATAAAGTTAAAGAATTTATGACTGAATTAGAACAACAATCTGCAGAATTAGTTGAACAAAATACTAAACTGGAAATGCAAAAAAAACAACTTAATGAAGCAAGTAATTTAAAGTCTAACTTCTTATCAAATATGAGTCACGAGTTAAGAACCCCATTAAACTCTGTTATTGCATTATCCGGAGTTCTTTCTAGAAGATTAATGGATAAAGTTCCTGAGGAAGAATATGGATATTTAGAAATTATTAGTAGAAATGGTAAGAATCTCCTGGATTTATTAAACGATATTCTTGATATTTCAAGGATTGAATCAGGTTATGAAGAAATTGACGTTACTAAATTTAATGCCAATAAACTTTTAAATGAAATTGTTGAAATGCTTGAGGCCCAAGCAAATAAAAAAGGTATTAAATTAAAACACAACAAAAAAAGCAATAAATTAATTATTATTAGTGATTATGATAAATGTCTTCATATACTCCAAAACTTAGTAGGAAACGCTGTTAAGTTCACTGAAAAAGGGAGTGTAACAATTGATGCTTCATTTACAAAGGATGCATTGGAAGTGAAAATTATCGATACAGGAATTGGTATTTCTGAAGAATTCTTGGAAAACATTTTTGACGAATTTAGACAAGCTGATGGCGGAACTGCCAGAAAATTTGGTGGGACAGGACTTGGTCTTGCAATTGCAAAAAAATATGCTGAATTACTCGGAGGAACAGTAACTGTCCAAAGTGAAGTTGGTATAGGATCGACATTTACTTTAATAATTCCAAGTGCTCATAACAATTACGAATTAGTTAATTCTATTAAAGATGAAAATCAATATGTTGCTGCAAAAACCCTCACCTCTGCATCTAACAATTCAAAGAAGAAAACAATTTTATTAGTTGAAGATAACGAATCAGCTATTATTCAAATAATTGATTTGGTTGAAGGAATGGGAGTAGAAATTATATCTGCTGAAAATGGAGAATTAGCTCTGGAAATTTTAGAACATACTATTCCTGATGCAGTGATTCTTGATTTGATGATGCCAAAAGTTAATGGTTTTGAAGTGCTTGAATCAATTAGAAACAATGATTCAACAGCCTCTGTGCCCGTATTGGTATTGACTGCCAAACATTTGAATAAAGAAGAATTAATTAATTTAAAAAGAATTAACATTCATCAACTAATTCAAAAAGGAGATATTGATAGAATTAGACTTCAAACTTCGATATTTAATATGCTGTTTCCTACAGATGAGAACTTGTTAAAGAAAGATTCTATATCTAAAGAAGGTATGCCAAACATATTAATAGTTGAAGATAATCCAGATAACATGATTACAATAAAAGCTATTCTTGATGGCTTATATAATATTATTGAGGCTAAAGATGGTATTGAGGGAATCCGAAAAACAAAAGAACATCATCCTGATTTGGTTTTAATGGATATTGCTCTACCTGGAATTAGCGGAATAGAAGCATTTAAGGAAATAAGAAAAATAAGTGCCTTAAGAGACATCCCTATAATTGCTATAACAGCTAGTGTTATGAAAGAAGATAGAGAATTTATTTTATCTCAAGGATTTGATGGATTTATAGCTAAGCCGATTATCTCTGAAGAGTTATTTAACGCAATAGGAGGGGTATTAGATGGCACAAGAAAGAATTAAAATTTT from Psychrilyobacter piezotolerans encodes the following:
- a CDS encoding CheR family methyltransferase; this encodes MNRYMNDIIDVLKVDFDINISIFDESFLTRIINMRISDTKSKNIKEYKKLIKENIQEAIVLKRLLNITYTRFFRDSLIFAQLQKIVLPSIITSINQQRELRIWSAGSSGGQEAYSLAILISEFEEELGIKIPYRIIATDISETKLKKGRSGIFRKNEVIDLKLKYIEKYFTSRGSEYIISEKLKKNISFSYFDLTDDKNIKPPESIYGDFDLVLCSNLLFYYNPEVQKKIIVKSELSLGPNGYFITSEAEKVLVKDFTKLKQINPTSSIFKLNNQGAIL
- a CDS encoding response regulator produces the protein MRIRDFKIGTTLLFSFSIILTLVAIIGLVAYSQTNTLQGQVETLYEHPLQVRRAIDNLKLNIAEQRINTKDLILEDNVEKHQEIIARAAVLDADIEAKFNTIEELYLGPSSDISDAYDAFVVWRVLREGNFDNILNGNTEEVIVSISPGGTEAIKRDDLLAKTELIDVFAQKKADELYTSSIRLHENMVLQLIIIVSAIFALTLIIGYWLYNSIRKPIFIMIDAVLKFQSGSMSSRITYKSKNEFGTLAYSINTMSDIIQRNAVLNQQTIQMSGKMMIENDAHEFFKVTLNSLADFSGAQIAAVYLLSEDNKTFRHFESMGLAVKAKEEFLINELEGEFGSVLLNKEIQHIREIPDDTRFVFNTVSGEFLPKEIITFPIQSNNQIIAIISLASINTFGDNAVNLIENIADGLTARIESIISENKVKEFMTELEQQSAELVEQNTKLEMQKKQLNEASNLKSNFLSNMSHELRTPLNSVIALSGVLSRRLMDKVPEEEYGYLEIISRNGKNLLDLLNDILDISRIESGYEEIDVTKFNANKLLNEIVEMLEAQANKKGIKLKHNKKSNKLIIISDYDKCLHILQNLVGNAVKFTEKGSVTIDASFTKDALEVKIIDTGIGISEEFLENIFDEFRQADGGTARKFGGTGLGLAIAKKYAELLGGTVTVQSEVGIGSTFTLIIPSAHNNYELVNSIKDENQYVAAKTLTSASNNSKKKTILLVEDNESAIIQIIDLVEGMGVEIISAENGELALEILEHTIPDAVILDLMMPKVNGFEVLESIRNNDSTASVPVLVLTAKHLNKEELINLKRINIHQLIQKGDIDRIRLQTSIFNMLFPTDENLLKKDSISKEGMPNILIVEDNPDNMITIKAILDGLYNIIEAKDGIEGIRKTKEHHPDLVLMDIALPGISGIEAFKEIRKISALRDIPIIAITASVMKEDREFILSQGFDGFIAKPIISEELFNAIGGVLDGTRKN